Proteins from a genomic interval of Yarrowia lipolytica chromosome 1E, complete sequence:
- a CDS encoding uncharacterized protein (Compare to YALI0E15598g, similar to uniprot|P27351 Saccharomyces cerevisiae YJR005w YAP80 AP-2 complex subunit beta2-adaptin 78 KD), whose translation MSDLKFFTKGKAAELRTELQAAKGPKNVGKKKAVLKKIVANMTMSNNEMIVLFEDIIDMIRSSNDLDVKKMCFLYLITYCKAKPELATGALDPLLDDAGSRESPLIRALALKTLSSIPLEDFIREGVEPTKRLLFDEDPYVRKTACLAVAKMWSHDTKIVEHSDLIALLNKLLNDGNPTVVASALAALMDITEKSSDLQLTLDHNHASKIATVLGECSEWSQISMLQALLCWTPQTALEAERMVERVLPRLQHSNAAVVLGTVRLIVYLANYSQNLLEHVPQIPTKLSSAMVNLISRQPELQYLALRNCILILQSKPQLLQGLSVKAFFCKYNDPIYIKTTKLELIYLLANDSNIGVVLRELREYATEIDVQVVRKSVRAIGKLALKLESATAAKASVDTLMYLVETRVSYIVQEAIVALKNILRRYPGRFEGVIGELCEHLDALDEPEAREAMVWIVGQYADRIDDSHLILEQHFLSTWHDEPVNVQLALLTATVKLFILRPTRGQAMVPKVLKWATEETDNPDLRDRGYMYWRLLSSDPSAARDIVHPDKMPLIHVEDEAIMDPRVLEELELGIGTLASIYLKPVRHVFRLAKPRKLTPSPCLIPRKDSDVDELKQLAEQAEKSKQPAPSMPDIASLNLGTLQSPSLAQYTPLIPTPTTGTPTTPSFPQMPQRSNSVAVHHQSQQLLDDGSGSQGYFVTQNGIAQGSQNTQNLLW comes from the exons ATGAGTGACTTGAAATTCTTCACCAAG GGAAAAGCTGCGGAATTGAGAACGGAGCTGCAGGCAGCCAAAGGTCCGAAAAATGtcggaaagaagaaggcggTGCTGAAGAAGATCGTGGCCAACATGACCATGAGCAACAATGAGATGATTGTCTTATTCGAGGACATTATCGACATGATCCGATCGTCCAACGATCTGGACGTGAAGAAGATGTGTTTCCTCTATCTCATCACATACTGCAAGGCTAAACCTGAGCTGGCCACGGGAGCGCTGGACCCTCTTCTGGACGATGCTGGATCCCGGGAGTCGCCCTTGATTCGGGCCCTGGCCCTCAAAACACTTTCCTCTATTCCTCTGGAGGACTTCATCAGGGAGGGAGTGGAGCCTACCAAGCGACTGTTGTTTGATGAGGACCCCTATGTTCGCAAGACTGCGTGTCTGGCCGTGGCTAAAATGTGGTCCCATGACACCAAGATTGTTGAGCACTCTGACTTGATCGCactgctcaacaagctgctgaaCGATGGAAACCCCACTGTGGTGGCCTCAGCACTGGCTGCCCTGATGGACATCACCGAAAAGTCTAGTGATTTGCAGCTCACACTCGATCACAACCACGCGTCCAAGATTGCTACCGTGCTTGGGGAGTGTTCCGAATGGTCGCAGATCAGCATGCTCCAGGCGCTACTATGCTGGACCCCACAGACAGCTCTGGAAGCGGAGCGTATGGTGGAGCGTGTTCTTCCGCGGTTGCAGCACTCTAATGCTGCTGTGGTTCTCGGAACTGTGCGTCTCATTGTCTACCTCGCCAATTATTCGCAGAACCTCCTGGAACACGTGCCCCAGATCCCCACCAAGCTGAGTTCCGCAATGGTCAACCTCATTTCGAGGCAGCCTGAGTTGCAGTACCTTGCGCTCCGAAACTGCATCCTTATCCTCCAATCAAAAccccagctgctccagggCCTGTCTGTTAAGGCTTTCTTCTGCAAGTACAACGACCCCATCTATATCAAGACCACTAAGCTGGAGCTTATCTATTTGCTGGCCAACGACAGCAACATTGGAGTTGTGCTGCGTGAGCTGCGTGAGTACGCGACGGAAATCGACGTGCAGGTGGTTCGAAAGTCTGTACGAGCCATTGGAAAGCTGGCCCTCAAATTGGAGTCTGCTACAGCCGCAAAGGCCAGTGTCGACACACTCATGTACCTTGTGGAGACCCGGGTGTCATATATTGTGCAAGAAGCCATTGTagctctcaagaacattCTTCGACGATACCCCGGTCGGTTCGAGGGCGTCATTGGTGAGCTGTGTGAGCACCTGGATGCTCTCGATGAGCCGGAGGCCCGTGAGGCCATGGTCTGGATTGTCGGTCAGTACGCTGACCGAATTGATGACTCGCATCTCATTCTGGAGCAACATTTCCTTTCTACGTGGCACGATGAGCCCGTCAACGTTCAGCTTGCACTTTTGACGGCCACCGTCAAACTTTTCATCCTGCGACCTACCAGAGGCCAGGCGATGGTTCCCAAGGTGCTCAAGTGGGCTACTGAGGAGACTGACAACCCCGACCTGCGAGACCGAGGATACATGTACTGGCGTCTCTTGTCGTCTGACCCCTCTGCTGCCAGAGACATTGTGCATCCCGATAAAATGCCTCTGATCCATGTTGAGGATGAAGCAATCATGGACCCTCGAGTTCTGGAAGAGTTGGAGCTTGGCATCGGTACACTCGCTTCTATCTATCTCAAGCCTGTTCGCCATGTATTCCGACTGGCCAAACCCAGAAAGCTCACTCCATCGCCGTGTCTCATTCCTCGAAAAGACAGCGATGTGGATGAACTTAAACAGCTTGCTGAGCAGGCTGAAAAGTCAAAGCAGCCTGCTCCTAGCATGCCAGACATTGCATCATTGAATCTGGGCACTCTTCAGAGCCCATCTCTGGCCCAGTACACTCCGCTGATCCCCACCCCTACCACAGGTACTCCTACTACCCCCAGCTTCCCGCAAATGCCCCAGCGATCTAACAGCGTTGCTGTGCACCATCAATcacagcagctgctggatgaCGGAAGTGGCAGCCAAGGCTACTTCGTTACACAGAACGGTATTGCTCAGGGCTCTCAAAATACCCAGAACTTGTTGTGGTAA